One window of the Novipirellula caenicola genome contains the following:
- a CDS encoding ABC transporter permease subunit/CPBP intramembrane protease — translation MKGRILRLCQKELRETIRDRRTVMTLLIMPLLLYPLLSMALNRFLLTSGARPTNVYLVGVASEREGELLRSYLDDPQSAPPDSVAKSSGGGIAEFDIRLSEDIDPVDALHANQIDLAVKIKFEDPPQVIITAFRGDGGSQNARRILVERLQWLRSNFAQHVAKMLAPDYRPPADIVVDEIGQEDELPLLATIVPLVLVLMTITGAVYPAIDLTAGERERGTMESLMASPVPRFYVLFAKYIAVVIVALLTAMINLLAMFTTLWVSGMMRFLTGDDAFPLIAVLQILGLLVLFSGFFSALLLCLTSFAKSFKEAQAYLIPVMLLALAPGMLSLMPGVELSGPLAIAPLISIVLLARDLLAGVFHPVGALAAIVSTIGYASAALAVASRLFGTDAVTRTSEQSIGSFFHRPPKVTPVPSVESAALMLSLLVPIYFVGSNGLMRFLQTFGDSVSLSATFWLNILTLLLTFGLVPLAATYLGRHRFRSTFRLQRPPLLSFVGVVLIGMGAWTLAHEAFVVAEAIGIGGLSEERIEQALGQLAAWKQVPPWLLLLTFAVAPAVIEELCFRGFLFSAFLRVMSPARTILLTAVLFGLFHVFTGNALLIERFIPTTLLGVILGWIAYRTGSVLPGMLMHLVHNGLLEMVGRYHEHFQFFGSDLDDQAHLPVMWLIGASAIALVGAGIVWASTRDTEVVHSK, via the coding sequence ATGAAAGGGCGAATCTTACGGCTCTGTCAAAAAGAACTGCGGGAAACGATCCGTGATCGACGGACTGTGATGACGTTGTTGATCATGCCGCTGTTGTTGTATCCGCTGTTGAGCATGGCGCTGAATCGTTTTTTGTTGACCTCCGGCGCCCGGCCCACCAACGTCTACTTGGTCGGAGTGGCAAGCGAACGCGAAGGCGAACTGCTGCGTTCTTATTTGGATGATCCCCAGAGTGCGCCGCCCGATTCGGTCGCAAAATCGAGCGGCGGAGGGATTGCCGAATTCGATATTCGTTTGAGCGAAGACATTGATCCGGTCGATGCACTGCACGCCAACCAGATCGATCTGGCTGTCAAAATCAAGTTTGAAGACCCACCGCAAGTCATCATCACGGCGTTTCGAGGTGATGGCGGCAGCCAGAACGCGCGTCGCATCTTGGTGGAACGTTTGCAGTGGTTGCGATCCAATTTTGCCCAGCATGTCGCCAAGATGTTGGCGCCCGATTACCGGCCACCGGCGGACATTGTCGTGGACGAAATCGGCCAAGAGGACGAGCTGCCGCTGTTGGCCACGATCGTGCCATTGGTGTTGGTGTTGATGACGATCACCGGAGCGGTCTATCCCGCTATCGACTTGACCGCCGGAGAACGTGAACGCGGCACGATGGAATCGTTGATGGCATCTCCGGTGCCGCGATTTTACGTGCTGTTCGCCAAGTACATCGCGGTCGTGATCGTGGCGTTGTTGACGGCGATGATCAATTTGTTGGCGATGTTCACGACGCTTTGGGTGTCCGGAATGATGCGGTTTTTAACCGGCGACGACGCTTTTCCGCTGATTGCCGTGCTGCAAATTTTGGGGTTGTTGGTGCTGTTTAGCGGTTTCTTTTCGGCACTGCTGTTGTGTTTGACGAGTTTTGCGAAATCGTTCAAAGAGGCCCAGGCGTATTTGATTCCGGTGATGCTGCTGGCGCTTGCACCAGGGATGTTGTCGCTAATGCCAGGCGTCGAGTTGAGTGGTCCTTTGGCGATCGCGCCGCTGATCAGCATCGTGCTGCTCGCTCGCGATCTGCTTGCTGGCGTGTTCCATCCGGTCGGTGCGTTGGCGGCCATTGTCAGCACGATTGGTTACGCCTCGGCTGCGTTGGCGGTGGCATCCCGATTGTTCGGTACCGACGCGGTGACGCGAACGAGCGAACAGTCGATTGGATCGTTCTTTCATCGGCCTCCGAAAGTGACGCCAGTTCCGAGTGTCGAGTCGGCGGCGTTGATGTTGTCGTTGTTGGTGCCGATCTATTTTGTCGGTTCCAACGGATTGATGCGGTTCTTGCAAACCTTTGGTGATTCGGTTTCGTTGTCGGCTACGTTTTGGTTGAACATCCTGACGCTATTGTTGACGTTTGGATTGGTGCCGTTGGCGGCCACGTACTTGGGACGCCATCGATTCCGCAGCACGTTTCGTTTGCAGAGGCCACCGCTGCTCAGTTTTGTCGGTGTCGTGCTGATCGGCATGGGAGCTTGGACGCTTGCCCACGAGGCGTTTGTGGTCGCCGAAGCGATTGGAATCGGTGGGCTCAGTGAAGAACGGATCGAACAGGCGTTGGGGCAATTGGCGGCCTGGAAACAAGTTCCACCGTGGCTGTTGCTATTGACGTTTGCAGTCGCTCCGGCGGTGATCGAAGAGTTGTGTTTTCGTGGATTCTTGTTCTCGGCGTTCTTGCGAGTGATGTCACCGGCACGCACGATACTGTTGACGGCGGTCTTGTTTGGTTTGTTCCATGTGTTTACCGGCAACGCCCTGCTGATCGAACGCTTTATCCCGACGACGCTACTTGGAGTCATCTTGGGCTGGATCGCGTATCGCACGGGTAGTGTGCTGCCTGGCATGTTGATGCATCTGGTGCATAACGGGTTATTGGAAATGGTGGGCCGTTATCACGAGCACTTCCAGTTTTTCGGAAGTGACTTGGACGATCAAGCTCATTTGCCGGTGATGTGGTTGATCGGCGCTAGCGCGATCGCATTGGTGGGAGCGGGGATCGTGTGGGCAAGCACTCGAGATACGGAAGTGGTTCATAGCAAGTAG
- a CDS encoding glycerate kinase type-2 family protein, producing the protein MPSPRQDALSIWNAGVDSVRAHERVLSQIQVEADQLCVADHFFPLADFDRILVVGAGKAATAMATGLVAAVGDRLPIEGWINVPEGTVPAEGSEVLRHIHVHPARPAGVNEPTAEGVEGTKQILRLVGEATSRDLCIALISGGGSALLPAPVPGITLEDKLAVIRHLSGSGADITELNTVRKHLSAVKGGGLLRACRAGQLITLILSDVLGDPVDLIASGPTIEDTSSKTDALEVLAKFDPQQKLPASVYDALKSAPATAVKPTTIATTCIIGNNALAVDEAGIVAERLGYNHIMHSATACEPSAEQVGCEFARMLVAMLRSGDDHRSNCLITGGEPVVTLAPAEIRGLGGRNQQLVLAAYQYLLDCGLSDDEWNRIAVLSGGTDGEDGPTDAAGAILDASVHQIACEKQLDIADFLRRNDAYHFFKQTDGLILCGPTGTNVCDIRVGVIKP; encoded by the coding sequence ATGCCAAGCCCACGCCAAGATGCTCTTTCAATCTGGAACGCCGGCGTCGATTCGGTTCGTGCCCACGAACGAGTCCTTTCTCAGATCCAAGTCGAAGCGGATCAACTCTGCGTCGCAGATCATTTTTTTCCGCTCGCGGATTTCGACCGCATTCTGGTTGTCGGCGCTGGCAAAGCGGCCACCGCGATGGCAACCGGGCTGGTCGCAGCGGTGGGCGATCGATTGCCGATCGAAGGTTGGATCAATGTACCCGAAGGCACCGTTCCCGCAGAGGGATCCGAAGTGCTTCGTCACATTCATGTTCATCCCGCTCGGCCAGCCGGAGTCAATGAACCGACCGCGGAAGGCGTCGAGGGCACCAAACAAATCCTGCGGCTTGTTGGTGAGGCGACCTCGCGTGATCTCTGCATCGCGTTGATCTCCGGCGGCGGCAGTGCACTATTGCCCGCGCCGGTCCCCGGCATCACGCTAGAGGATAAACTCGCAGTGATTCGGCATTTGAGCGGCAGCGGTGCGGACATCACCGAACTAAACACCGTTCGTAAACACCTTAGCGCGGTCAAAGGAGGCGGTTTGTTGCGTGCCTGCCGCGCCGGCCAGCTGATCACGTTGATTTTGTCCGACGTGCTGGGTGACCCCGTCGATTTGATCGCTTCGGGCCCGACCATCGAAGACACCTCTAGCAAAACCGACGCACTCGAAGTGCTGGCGAAATTTGACCCTCAGCAAAAATTGCCCGCGTCCGTTTACGACGCCTTGAAATCGGCTCCCGCCACGGCGGTAAAGCCCACGACCATCGCCACGACTTGCATCATCGGAAACAATGCCTTGGCGGTTGATGAGGCGGGAATCGTTGCCGAACGGCTTGGTTACAACCACATCATGCATTCGGCAACCGCCTGCGAGCCGTCGGCCGAACAGGTCGGATGCGAATTCGCCAGGATGCTGGTCGCAATGCTCCGCAGCGGCGACGATCATCGATCGAATTGTTTGATCACCGGCGGCGAGCCCGTCGTCACGCTCGCTCCCGCAGAGATCCGAGGACTCGGCGGCCGCAATCAGCAACTCGTGCTTGCCGCCTATCAATACCTACTCGACTGCGGCCTGAGTGATGACGAGTGGAATCGAATTGCGGTGCTCTCAGGCGGCACCGATGGCGAAGACGGCCCCACCGATGCCGCCGGTGCAATCCTCGACGCGAGTGTGCATCAAATCGCCTGCGAAAAACAACTCGACATCGCGGACTTCTTGCGACGCAACGATGCCTATCACTTTTTCAAACAAACCGATGGCCTGATCCTGTGCGGCCCCACCGGCACCAACGTATGCGACATCCGCGTCGGCGTGATCAAACCCTAG
- a CDS encoding DEAD/DEAH box helicase — MTQPTENPDRDVLASEYFDLIPFQPYPVQEEALLAYFTNEQGVLVCAPTGTGKTLIAEAAVYEALRTGKRMYYTTPLIALTDQKLVELRESAVRWGFSADQVGLVTGNRTANPDAPVLVVVAEILLNRLLNPESFDFSNVSSVVMDEFHYFNDPERGIVWELTLGLLPPHVRTMLLSATVGNALDFTSWLYRSHQRRLQLVSGSERKVPLQFEWIEDDILADFAEKIAAGDEVTRRTPALLFCFSRAQCWTTAELLKGKSLIDKARQAELADYLNAADMSEGAGPKLKAILMRGVGVHHAGVLPRYRRIVEELFQRKLLSFCVCTETLAAGINLPARSVVLPSLLKGPKDKKKLVDPSSAQQIFGRAGRPQFDDRGYVFSLAHEDDVKINRWREKYDSIPEDTKDPGLMKAKKQLKKKMPKRRSGESYWTVSQFEQLQQAAAANLSSRGRLPWRLLAYLLGENAEVQPIRDLVGRRLLPPNGIDEAQRDLNRMLITLWTAGYIELDPKPRAASPKPIKKSKDDAPEVKATEGLFGNLLDQMRGDDETQKANEEEDNQDPALIESRGYEVDDYRPTLATPTDRLERLVHLKSINPLFGVYLADQLAIADPQERIAALESVLEVPGSVARYVRMPSYDDMPPGTLATTRLDSQLLTMGLATAEELGAKGDDEEEEVRDRGFGRVMFDEPRVWPLTIGEKLLRLFREEFPRVQNVNVRPVWIVGELLEFGGDFNKYVTARKLQKEEGILFRHCLRMILLLDEMANVPPLESTVETWEDPLDDLADLLTESCRKIDPQSTDEILSDSKEPVDDLVGLGRRNA, encoded by the coding sequence ATGACGCAACCAACCGAAAATCCCGACCGTGACGTTTTGGCTTCGGAATACTTTGATCTGATTCCGTTCCAACCGTATCCCGTCCAAGAAGAGGCCTTGCTGGCGTATTTTACAAATGAGCAAGGAGTGCTGGTGTGTGCCCCCACCGGGACGGGGAAAACGCTGATTGCCGAAGCGGCGGTCTACGAGGCGCTGCGGACCGGCAAACGAATGTACTACACCACGCCGCTGATCGCATTGACGGACCAAAAATTGGTCGAACTTCGCGAGTCGGCTGTTCGCTGGGGATTTTCCGCAGACCAGGTCGGATTGGTGACCGGGAATCGCACGGCCAACCCCGATGCCCCCGTGTTGGTCGTGGTCGCCGAAATTTTGCTCAATCGGCTGCTGAACCCCGAGTCGTTTGATTTTTCGAATGTTTCATCGGTGGTGATGGACGAGTTTCATTACTTCAACGATCCCGAACGCGGCATCGTGTGGGAGTTAACGCTAGGGTTGTTGCCGCCGCATGTGCGAACAATGCTGCTGAGTGCGACGGTCGGTAACGCGTTGGATTTCACGTCGTGGTTGTATCGATCGCATCAGCGGCGGTTGCAATTGGTGTCGGGCAGCGAACGCAAAGTGCCGCTGCAATTCGAGTGGATCGAAGACGACATTTTGGCCGACTTTGCCGAAAAAATTGCCGCCGGCGACGAGGTCACACGGCGGACGCCGGCGCTGTTGTTCTGTTTCAGTCGTGCTCAGTGCTGGACGACGGCGGAACTGCTCAAGGGCAAAAGTCTGATCGATAAAGCCCGGCAAGCTGAATTGGCGGACTATTTGAACGCGGCCGACATGAGCGAGGGAGCGGGGCCGAAGTTGAAGGCGATCTTGATGCGTGGTGTCGGCGTGCATCATGCCGGCGTCCTGCCACGCTATCGCCGGATCGTCGAAGAATTGTTCCAGCGAAAATTGTTGAGTTTCTGTGTCTGTACCGAAACGCTCGCCGCCGGAATCAATCTGCCCGCGCGAAGTGTGGTATTACCTAGTTTGCTGAAAGGCCCGAAGGACAAAAAGAAGCTCGTCGATCCATCGTCGGCACAACAGATTTTTGGGCGAGCCGGGCGGCCTCAGTTTGACGATCGAGGCTACGTGTTCTCGCTGGCTCACGAAGACGACGTCAAAATCAATCGCTGGCGAGAAAAATACGATTCGATCCCCGAGGACACCAAGGACCCGGGATTGATGAAGGCCAAAAAACAGCTCAAGAAAAAAATGCCCAAGCGGCGGAGCGGCGAATCCTATTGGACCGTGTCGCAGTTTGAACAACTGCAACAAGCTGCGGCCGCGAATTTGTCCAGCCGAGGACGATTGCCGTGGCGGTTACTGGCTTATCTGTTAGGCGAAAATGCCGAGGTCCAACCGATTCGCGATTTGGTCGGACGTCGACTGTTGCCGCCCAATGGAATCGATGAAGCTCAGCGTGATTTGAATCGGATGCTGATCACGCTGTGGACAGCCGGTTACATCGAACTGGATCCCAAACCGCGTGCGGCATCGCCCAAACCGATCAAAAAATCTAAAGACGACGCGCCAGAGGTCAAAGCGACTGAAGGTTTGTTTGGCAACTTGCTAGATCAAATGCGAGGCGATGATGAGACCCAAAAGGCGAACGAAGAAGAGGACAACCAAGATCCGGCATTGATCGAAAGTCGTGGCTACGAGGTCGATGATTATCGTCCGACGCTGGCAACGCCCACGGATCGATTGGAGCGTCTGGTGCATTTGAAAAGCATCAATCCGTTGTTCGGCGTTTACTTGGCGGACCAATTGGCGATCGCCGATCCGCAAGAACGGATCGCCGCACTGGAAAGCGTCCTAGAGGTGCCTGGATCGGTCGCCCGTTACGTTCGGATGCCTTCGTACGATGACATGCCTCCCGGCACCCTGGCAACAACGCGGTTGGATTCGCAATTGCTGACCATGGGGTTGGCGACGGCCGAGGAACTTGGTGCCAAGGGAGATGACGAAGAGGAAGAGGTGCGTGATCGCGGCTTTGGCCGAGTGATGTTTGATGAACCACGAGTGTGGCCGCTGACGATCGGCGAAAAACTATTGCGGCTATTTCGCGAAGAGTTTCCTCGTGTGCAAAATGTAAACGTGCGTCCGGTTTGGATTGTCGGCGAGTTGCTCGAATTCGGCGGCGATTTTAATAAGTACGTCACCGCGCGGAAGCTGCAAAAGGAAGAGGGAATTCTGTTCCGCCATTGCTTGCGAATGATTCTGTTGTTGGATGAAATGGCCAACGTGCCTCCGCTTGAATCGACCGTCGAGACCTGGGAAGATCCGCTCGATGATCTTGCGGACTTGTTAACCGAATCGTGTCGCAAGATCGACCCGCAGAGCACCGACGAAATTCTTTCGGACAGCAAGGAACCGGTCGACGATCTGGTCGGACTCGGACGACGCAACGCCTAG
- the lpxK gene encoding tetraacyldisaccharide 4'-kinase → MAQNFMDYRSIMNGGRKGPLAAAMRGGLWLASRGYAVGVWKRNRGYDSGQGVLRCEVPVISVGNLTTGGTGKTPVVCFLAKWFRQKGIRVGIVSRGYGRGDADANDEALELYARLPDVPHVQDPDRVAAASIAVDELDVQLILMDDGFQHRRLHRDLDLVVIDATNPFGFGHLLPRGLLREPVSSLARADLVIISRCDAVDEDRLRGIEQQIHNANATLPIVRSQHVPTSLLEYPNQQVSLEQLDGCRIAVVSAIGNPDAFRETLIKCGATVVASRELPDHDPYAPETVESLRTWIRSLGDSISRVVCTHKDLVKLCTDSLGGVLVSALIVELRLSGGEDLESSESAEAKLHALLAKVADQVTAEEDY, encoded by the coding sequence TTGGCTCAGAATTTTATGGACTATCGATCGATTATGAACGGCGGGCGGAAAGGTCCGTTGGCGGCTGCGATGCGAGGTGGATTGTGGCTCGCCAGTCGCGGGTACGCCGTTGGCGTTTGGAAACGCAATCGCGGCTACGATTCAGGCCAAGGCGTCCTGCGATGCGAGGTGCCGGTGATCAGTGTCGGCAACTTGACCACCGGGGGAACCGGAAAAACGCCCGTGGTTTGTTTTTTGGCAAAGTGGTTTCGCCAAAAAGGCATTCGTGTGGGCATCGTCAGCCGTGGATATGGACGTGGCGATGCCGATGCCAATGACGAGGCATTAGAGTTGTATGCTCGGCTTCCCGATGTGCCGCATGTGCAAGATCCCGACCGTGTTGCCGCCGCATCGATCGCGGTCGATGAGTTGGACGTTCAGTTGATCTTGATGGACGACGGGTTCCAACACCGCCGTTTGCATCGTGATCTGGATTTGGTCGTGATTGATGCGACCAATCCGTTTGGGTTTGGGCACCTATTGCCGCGAGGGTTGTTGCGAGAACCGGTCTCCAGTCTGGCACGCGCCGATTTGGTTATCATCAGCCGCTGCGATGCGGTCGATGAAGATCGGCTTCGCGGAATCGAACAGCAGATTCACAATGCGAATGCGACGCTGCCGATCGTGCGAAGTCAGCACGTCCCGACATCGCTGTTAGAGTATCCGAATCAGCAAGTCTCACTCGAGCAGCTCGATGGATGCCGCATCGCGGTCGTTTCGGCGATTGGGAATCCCGATGCCTTTCGCGAAACGTTGATCAAATGTGGTGCCACGGTCGTGGCATCGCGCGAACTGCCCGATCACGATCCCTATGCCCCGGAAACGGTCGAGTCGCTACGAACGTGGATTCGATCGCTTGGCGATTCGATCTCGCGAGTCGTATGCACGCACAAGGACCTCGTCAAACTTTGCACGGATTCACTCGGCGGTGTTCTGGTGTCCGCGTTGATCGTCGAGCTGCGTTTAAGCGGTGGAGAAGATCTCGAGTCATCGGAATCGGCTGAGGCAAAGCTGCATGCTTTGCTCGCGAAAGTCGCCGACCAGGTGACCGCCGAAGAGGATTACTAG
- the xerC gene encoding tyrosine recombinase XerC, translating into MQSAITQFLRYLATERNASDLTIKAYREDLFAMVEWFRATRGEVPKPQSLSPQELRTFQAALQEAGYARTTIARKLASLRSFYRFAMRQGIADSNPAKPLRNPRRQRKLPHVLSNDEVGRLLLAPPGGDTAGLRDRAILETMYSAGLRVSELVALRDRDLDFEQQILRVRGKGRKERISPLGSFAIKAIKKYEQRRIRDPKTEQLGRDAPVFVNRFGNILTTRSVGRMLDKHIAVVGLDSRTSPHTLRHSFATHLLDRGADIRSVQELLGHKSLATTQIYTHVSAANLLSVYEKAHPRAN; encoded by the coding sequence ATGCAAAGCGCGATCACTCAATTCTTGCGGTACTTGGCGACCGAACGCAATGCGTCGGATCTGACGATCAAAGCGTACCGCGAAGATCTTTTTGCCATGGTCGAATGGTTTCGCGCCACTCGCGGCGAGGTCCCAAAACCACAGTCGCTTTCGCCACAAGAACTGCGTACGTTTCAAGCCGCGTTGCAAGAAGCCGGTTACGCGCGGACCACGATCGCCCGCAAACTTGCCTCGCTCCGCAGTTTCTATCGGTTTGCGATGCGGCAAGGGATCGCCGACAGCAATCCTGCGAAACCGCTTCGCAATCCACGGCGGCAACGCAAATTGCCGCACGTGTTGAGTAACGACGAGGTCGGCCGGTTGCTGCTTGCCCCGCCGGGCGGCGACACCGCGGGACTTCGAGACCGAGCCATTTTGGAAACCATGTACTCGGCCGGGCTGCGTGTCAGCGAATTGGTCGCGCTGCGTGATCGCGATTTGGATTTTGAGCAACAGATCTTGCGAGTTCGCGGTAAAGGACGCAAAGAGCGAATCAGCCCGCTTGGATCGTTCGCGATCAAAGCGATCAAGAAATATGAGCAGCGTCGAATTCGCGATCCCAAGACGGAACAACTTGGCCGCGATGCGCCGGTTTTCGTCAATCGGTTTGGCAACATTTTGACCACTCGCAGTGTCGGACGAATGCTCGACAAACATATCGCCGTGGTGGGGCTCGATTCACGCACCAGTCCTCATACGCTGCGGCACAGTTTCGCGACGCATCTACTTGATCGCGGCGCCGACATTCGTAGCGTGCAAGAGTTGTTGGGTCACAAAAGCCTTGCGACGACTCAAATCTACACGCACGTCAGTGCTGCGAATCTGCTGTCGGTTTACGAAAAGGCGCATCCGCGAGCAAACTGA
- a CDS encoding TIGR04283 family arsenosugar biosynthesis glycosyltransferase, producing MNPADISVVIPTLNEAATIKNAVGSAIDAGAAEIIVCDGGSVDQTIEMATDAGASKIIRSVPGRGIQLNAGAVFASREVVLFLHADNRLGPSCLQQICEVPDVVWGAFMQRIDHSRFAYRLIEKGNAARVRFRGMAFGDQAIFVRRDTYKKVGGFEEIELMEDVAFSRTMRAIAKPVLLPGPVTISARRWEQRGIVGQTLQNWNLQCRYRFGASPRQLAKRYR from the coding sequence ATGAATCCTGCGGACATTTCGGTCGTCATTCCGACGCTCAATGAAGCGGCCACGATCAAAAATGCGGTCGGCTCGGCGATCGATGCCGGCGCGGCCGAGATCATTGTCTGCGATGGCGGAAGCGTGGATCAAACGATCGAGATGGCCACGGATGCCGGCGCATCAAAGATCATCCGTTCGGTCCCTGGGCGTGGCATCCAACTAAACGCAGGTGCCGTGTTCGCCAGCCGCGAAGTCGTGCTGTTTTTGCATGCCGACAACCGGCTCGGCCCATCGTGCTTGCAGCAAATATGCGAAGTCCCTGATGTGGTTTGGGGTGCCTTCATGCAGCGCATCGATCATTCCCGATTCGCCTACCGATTGATTGAAAAAGGAAACGCCGCGCGAGTGCGTTTTCGCGGCATGGCGTTTGGCGATCAAGCGATCTTTGTCCGCCGAGACACCTACAAAAAGGTGGGCGGTTTCGAAGAGATCGAATTGATGGAAGACGTTGCTTTTTCTCGTACCATGCGGGCGATCGCCAAACCCGTCTTGCTACCCGGGCCGGTGACGATCAGTGCGAGACGCTGGGAACAACGCGGCATCGTTGGACAGACGCTGCAGAATTGGAATCTGCAATGCCGTTACCGTTTCGGAGCGTCCCCGCGGCAATTGGCAAAGCGGTATCGCTAG
- a CDS encoding LptF/LptG family permease has translation MTKIDRYILILFIRTVVVCFCSIAGIFIVFHAFTSLDDLVHLGRTEGGLAAVMLRYYGPYMLLLFDWTGAIIVLMSLLFTVGWLRRTGELTATLSAGISHGRILRPMLIASFFIISLQLANRECLLPHYRDALAMKAKELEQESEQPILPCYDLTNQILIEGASLLPRSKRINYPSFRLDGDFEGFGDLITAKSAQWSEATEDHAEGYLVSGIKRPENIASLASVGTEHRPVILTPHDHPWLKPNECFIATTINSEFLQTDQSTSRFVSISEIASRVKNPAVHSSLSVQVLLHERMVRPPLDYALVLLGLPIVVNRRGRNLFLMIAVAIGTVLFFFAIKTLSGAMGGSGYLLSPAMAAWVPLLVLGPIAYVRFREVQTE, from the coding sequence GTGACCAAGATTGATCGATACATCCTGATTCTTTTTATCCGCACGGTGGTGGTATGTTTTTGCTCGATCGCGGGCATTTTCATTGTTTTCCACGCTTTCACCAGCCTGGATGATCTGGTGCACCTCGGTCGCACCGAGGGCGGTTTAGCGGCGGTGATGCTGCGGTATTACGGCCCCTACATGCTGTTGCTGTTTGATTGGACCGGCGCGATCATCGTATTGATGTCACTGCTGTTTACGGTCGGTTGGCTCCGCCGGACGGGCGAATTGACCGCAACATTGTCCGCCGGCATCTCGCATGGCCGCATTCTGCGTCCGATGTTGATCGCGTCCTTTTTCATCATCAGTCTTCAATTGGCCAACCGCGAATGCTTGTTGCCTCATTACCGCGACGCGTTGGCGATGAAGGCCAAAGAGTTGGAACAGGAATCCGAGCAACCGATTCTTCCTTGCTACGATTTGACCAACCAAATTTTGATCGAGGGAGCTTCGCTGCTGCCTCGCAGCAAACGAATCAATTACCCCAGTTTTCGTCTCGATGGTGACTTTGAGGGATTCGGTGATTTGATTACCGCGAAATCGGCACAGTGGAGCGAAGCGACCGAGGATCATGCCGAAGGCTACTTGGTTAGCGGGATCAAACGTCCAGAGAATATCGCCTCGCTCGCCTCGGTCGGAACGGAACACCGGCCCGTGATTTTGACGCCTCATGACCACCCGTGGTTGAAACCGAACGAGTGTTTTATCGCGACGACGATCAATTCCGAGTTCTTACAAACCGACCAATCGACATCTCGTTTTGTTTCGATTTCCGAAATCGCCTCACGCGTCAAAAACCCCGCCGTGCACAGCAGTTTAAGCGTTCAAGTGTTACTGCACGAACGGATGGTTCGTCCGCCACTGGATTACGCGTTGGTGTTGTTGGGGCTACCAATCGTGGTCAATCGACGTGGTCGCAATTTATTCTTGATGATTGCCGTGGCCATCGGCACCGTGCTGTTTTTCTTCGCCATCAAAACGCTTTCCGGTGCGATGGGCGGCAGCGGTTATTTGTTGTCACCGGCGATGGCGGCCTGGGTGCCGCTGTTGGTGCTTGGACCGATCGCCTACGTCCGTTTTCGAGAAGTGCAGACCGAATGA